Proteins encoded within one genomic window of Fragaria vesca subsp. vesca linkage group LG1, FraVesHawaii_1.0, whole genome shotgun sequence:
- the LOC101292541 gene encoding uncharacterized protein LOC101292541, producing MDIVESIHDLPVQDPPVEEFSSADLTWTKFGTYENHDDAALIPYDRVDEFIIGECSNLEYPTRFHIERGRKRKKGSLREYSDDDFLEYKLYWCSFGPENYGEGGGTLPSRKYRLNTRNRAARPQSMRGCTCNFVVKRLYARPSLALLIYNQRRHVNKSGFVCHGPLDGDAIGPAAKTVPYICNEIQQQTMSMIYLGVPEENILEKHIEGIERYCPSNAKVNSLASQYVHKLGMIIQRSTHELDLDDQASIRMWVERNRKSIFIHQDASETDPFILGIQTEWQLQQLLRFGHRSLIAVDSTFGIKRLKYPLCTLLVFDSRQHALPVAWIITRSFSKPDVSKWMTALLGRAHSVEPGWKASGFLIDDAAAETDPIRDIFGCPVLFSLWRVRRSWLRNIVKKCNNIEVQRELFKRLGNIVHGIWGGSDTAVALEQLTQDFVDQTAFVEYFKSYWVPKIEMWLSTMRTLPLASQEASGAIEAYHVKLKVKLFDDSHLGALQRVDWLVHKLTTELHSAYWLDRYADECDSFQNVKEEYIASTSWHRALQIPDSAVTLDDKNRLFAKVSSQKDSSIVHLVWNPGSEFSFCDCMWSMQGNICKHVIKVNMICESHKGYQPSMSFQSFKELLVSISKKPMEDSISQDLSMAWTMQMLEQVRNLVEVTRAEDIGAVVNNLPLHWAARKGRTGVGKPSTNLALCSGKRTAPRQKTRKRRRLSRLT from the exons ATGGATATTGTTGAATCGATACATGATCTTCCAGTTCAGGATCCACCAGTGGAGGAGTTCTCCTCTGCTGATTTGACTTGGACCAAATTTGGCACTTACGAGAATCATGATGATGCAGCCCTCATTCCTTATGACCGAGTAGATGAATTTATAATCGGTGAATGCTCAAATTTAGAGTATCCGACACGGTTTCACATTGAGAGGGGAAGAAAAAGAAAGAAGGGCAGCTTAAGGGAGTACAGTGATGATGATTTTTTGGAATATAAGCT GTATTGGTGTTCTTTTGGTCCAGAAAATTATGGGGAAGGTGGGGGTACTTTACCTAGCAGAAAATATCGACTCAACACCCGCAATCGTGCAGCCAGACCTCAATCTATGCGGGGTTGTACATGCAATTTTGTGGTGAAGCGTCTCTATGCACGCCCATCACTTGCACTACTTATTTATAATCAGAGGCGTCATGTGAACAAATCTGGTTTTGTTTGCCATGGTCCACTTGATGGAGATGCCATTGGCCCTGCAGCCAAGACAGTTCCATATATCTGTAATGAAATTCAACAACAAACAATGTCTATGATATATCTGGGAGTTCCTGAAGAGAATATACTAGAGAAACACATTGAGGGAATTGAGAGATATTGTCCTTCAAATGCAAAAGTCAATAGCCTTGCTTCCCAGTATGTCCACAAACTTGGGATGATTATTCAAAGGTCTACCCATGAGTTGGATCTTGATGATCAAGCCAGCATCCGCATGTGGGTTGAGCGCAATAGGAAATCCATATTCATTCATCAGGATGCGTCAGAAACTGATCCTTTCATTCTGGGGATTCAAACTGAGTGGCAACTGCAACAATTGCTTCGTTTTGGCCACCGCAGTCTCATTGCAGTTGATTCAACATTTGGCATAAAGAGACTTAAG TATCCTTTGTGCACACTTCTTGTCTTTGATTCAAGACAGCATGCACTCCCTGTTGCATGGATCATCACACGCAGCTTTTCAAAACCAGATGTGTCTAAATGGATGACAGCTCTGCTTGGTCGAGCTCATAGTGTTGAGCCTGGATGGAAGGCCAGTGGGTTTTTAATTGATGATGCAGCAGCCGAGACTGATCCCATCAG GGATATTTTTGGTTGTCCCGTCCTATTTTCCCTCTGGCGTGTTCGAAGATCATGGCTGAGGAATATTGTTAAGAAATGCAATAACATTGAAGTACAACGGGAACTTTTTAAACGTCTGGGTAATATTGTGCATGGCATTTGGGGTGGAAGTGATACAGCAGTGGCCTTAGAACAACTAACCCAGGATTTCGTTGATCAGACTGCTTTTGTGGAATATTTTAAGAGCTATTGGGTGCCTAAGATTG AAATGTGGCTTTCAACAATGAGAACTCTTCCGCTTGCAAGTCAGGAGGCATCTGGTGCTATTGAAGCATATCACGTGAAGTTGAAAGTGAAATTGTTTGATGATTCACATCTTGGAGCACTCCAAAGAGTTGATTGGCTAGTGCACAAGCTGACAACTGAGCTGCACTCAGCCTACTGGCTCGACCGATATGCTGATGAATGTGATTCTTTTCAAAATGTCAAGGAAGAATATATTGCTTCTACGTCTTGGCACAGGGCACTGCAGATTCCTGATTCTGCTGTCACCTTGGACGATAAAAACCGTCTCTTTGCCAAGGTTTCAAGCCAGAAGGACAGCAGCATTGTACATCTGGTGTGGAATCCTGGATCAGAATTTTCCTTTTGCGATTGTATGTGGTCGATGCAAGGAAACATTTGCAAGCATGTCATCAAAGTCAATATGATCTGTGAAAGTCATAAAGGTTATCAACCTTCCATGTCTTTCCAGTCATTTAAAGAGCTGCTGGTCAGCATATCAAAGAAACCAATGGAGGATTCAATCTCACAAGATCTCTCAATGGCCTGGACTATGCAAATGCTTGAGCAAGTACGAAACCTTGTAGAAGTGACTAGAGCTGAAGATATTGGCGCCGTGGTAAACAATCTGCCATTGCACTGGGCAGCCAGAAAGGGCAGAACCGGTGTTGGAAAGCCATCTACTAATCTTGCTCTTTGTTCTGGTAAAAGGACTGCACCTAGGCAAAAGACTCGCAAGCGAAGAAGATTGTCGAGATTAACCTAG
- the LOC101292833 gene encoding heavy metal-associated isoprenylated plant protein 26-like, which produces MGFLSKISELHDRARSREKLKKNKQLQTVEIKVKIDCEGCERRVKKSVEGMKGVTSVEVDPKQSKLTVIGYVDPNKLLHRVRHRTGKKADLWPYIPYDVVEHPYAPVAYDRKAPPGYVKNVLADPEAATLARASSTEVRYTTAFSDENPNACVLM; this is translated from the exons ATGGGTTTTCTCAGCAAAATCTCCGAGCTCCATGATAGGGCTCGCAGTCGTGAAAAGCTCAAGAAGAACAAGCAATTACAG ACGGTGGAGATAAAAGTGAAGATAGACTGCGAAGGCTGCGAGAGAAGAGTGAAGAAATCGGTGGAAGGCATGAAGGGAGTGACTAGTGTTGAAGTGGATCCCAAGCAAAGCAAGCTCACTGTTATTGGCTACGTGGACCCCAATAAGCTGCTGCATCGTGTTAGGCATCGAACGGGGAAGAAAGCTGATCTCTGGCCGTATATACCGTACGACGTCGTTGAGCATCCATACGCCCCTGTGGCTTATGACAGGAAGGCACCACCAGGGTACGTGAAGAACGTTCTGGCTGACCCTGAAGCTGCTACTCTCGCACGTGCCAGCTCCACCGAGGTCAGGTATACGACGGCGTTTAGCGACGAAAATCCAAATGCTTGTGTGCTTATGTAA
- the LOC101293130 gene encoding uncharacterized protein LOC101293130: protein MSRCFPYPPPGFVKKGISDEALIEPNKLQGEAEKAKKEKKRDKKREKKEKKARENGEIEEKKQHHNKGNKDERQQDEKDVEHGKKRERSAEFLDWSTLTEEHPVGSQNSSDSTLNSNNSNKRQKQNLSPECRQNTGSILRIRLPLQRHKDQEVLPREELPSQLPPHSNNAPEEQPFRLPLQKTSPPEVSLRETLSLQRNKDSAVLTKEEQLCRLPLQRTKRPEVLTKEPCRLPLQRTKQPEVLPKEEQPCKLPLKTQKEPPVLPQEKQPSLKRQKDQEVLPKEKRTCLVSLQRTKDPEVLPREKQQPSQLPLQTNKDRKVVPKEKQLSQLPLQRKDSAVLSKEEKILCKEEKPSQLPLQKQIVPPVREEQLCSVSGRTAYASVQGRSEPAPVLGRDDREKPCSTSRNEGKEERKSRRRASQYRELFEKWVEPTLLPSLLPTDVDDDQGWLLKTNKNRNCGVEKPVAAGDSLICGESVSWPRARLLPEVDLYALPYTVPF from the exons ATGTCTCGGTGTTTTCCTTATCCTCCTCCTGGGTTTGTGAAGAAGGGGATCTCCGACGAGGCTTTGATCGAACCGAATAAG CTCCAAGGAGAAGCCGAGAAGGCCAAGAAAGAAAAGAAGAGAGATAAAAAACGAGAGAAGAAAGAAAAGAAGGCTAGAGAAAATGGGGAGATTGAAGAGAAGAAGCAGCATCACAATAAAGGGAACAAAGATGAAAGGCAGCAAGATGAGAAAGACGTGGAACATGGCAAGAAGAGAGAACGCTCAGCTGAATTTCTGGACTGGAGTACCCTTACGGAAGAGCATCCGGTCGGTTCTCAGAATTCTTCTGATAGTACCCTTAACAGCAATAACAGCAACAAAAGGCAGAAGCAGAACTTGTCTCCCGAGTGCAGGCAAAATACCG GGAGCATTCTTCGTATCCGGTTGCCTCTCCAAAGGCACAAAGATCAAGAAGTGCTACCAAGAGAGGAATTGCCTTCCCAGTTGCCTCCCCACAGTAACAATGCTCCAGAGGAACAACCTTTTCGGTTGCCTCTCCAAAAGACCAGTCCTCCAGAAGTTTCTCTCAGAGAGACACTGTCTCTTCAAAGGAACAAAGATTCAGCAGTGTTAACAAAGGAGGAACAGCTGTGCAGGTTACCTCTACAAAGGACCAAACGTCCGGAAGTGTTGACCAAAGAGCCCTGCAGGTTGCCTCTACAAAGGACCAAACAGCCGGAAGTGTTGCCCAAAGAGGAACAACCCTGCAAGTTGCCTCTTAAGACTCAGAAAGAACCACCAGTGCTACCTCAAGAGAAACAGCCTTCTCTCAAAAGGCAAAAGGATCAAGAAGTTCTACCCAAAGAGAAAAGGACTTGCCTTGTGTCTCTTCAAAGGACCAAGGATCCAGAAGTATTACCTAGGGAGAAACAACAGCCTAGCCAGCTACCTCTCCAAACGAACAAAGATCGAAAAGTTGTACCTAAGGAGAAACAGCTTAGCCAGCTGCCTCTCCAAAGGAAGGATTCAGCAGTTCTATCTAAGGAGGAAAAGATTCTATGTAAGGAGGAAAAGCCTAGCCAGTTGCCTCTCCAAAAGCAGATAGTTCCACCAGTTAGAGAAGAACAACTGTGTTCTGTCTCTGGAAGGACTGCTTATGCATCTGTACAAGGGAGGTCTGAACCTGCTCCTGTACTAGGAAGAGATGACAGAGAAAAACCCTGTTCTACTTCCAGAAATGAGGGCAAGGAAGAGCGGAAGAGCAGGCGAAGAGCATCCCAATATAGAGAGCTATTTGAGAAATGGGTTGAACCTACTCTTTTGCCGAGTCTACTGCCCACAGATGTTGATGATGATCAGGGATGGTTGCTTAAGACAAATAAGAACCGAAACTGTGGGGTTGAAAAACCTGTTGCCGCTGGTGACAGCTTGATCTGTGGTGAATCAGTGTCCTGGCCACGTGCCCGACTCTTGCCTGAGGTTGATTTATATGCGTTGCCATATACTGTGCCATTTTAA
- the LOC101293426 gene encoding vacuolar protein sorting-associated protein 35A-like yields the protein MISDGVEDEEKYLAAGIAGLQQNAFYMHRALDSNNLRDALKYSAQMLSELRTSKLSPHKYYELYMRAFDELRKLEMFFKEEARRGCSIIDLYELVQHAGNILPRLYLLCTVGSVYIKSKEAPAKDVLKDLVEMSRGIQNPVRGLFLRSYLSQVSRDKLPDIGSEYEGDADTVRDAVEFVLQNFTEMNKLWVRMQHQGSAREKEKREKERSELRDLVGKNLHVLSQIEGVDLDLYKETVLPRVLEQIVNCKDELAQFYLMDCIIQVFPDEYHLQTLDILLGACPQLQPSVDIKTVLSQLMERLSNYAASSIEVLPEFLQVEAFSRLSNAIGKVIEAHVDMPVIGVVTLYSSLLKFTLHVHPDRLDYADQVLGSFVKKLSGKGKIEDSRATKQVVALLSAPLEKYNDIVTALKLTNYPRVMEFLDTGTNKVMATVIIQSIMKNTTHILTAEKVEALFELIKGLIVDLDGTLHDEVDEEDFKEEQNSVARLIQMFHNEDPEEMFKIICTVRKHIMSGGPKRLPFTVPPLVFSSLKLVRQLHGGHEDRENPFGEEASTTPKKIFQLLTQTIEALLNVPAPELALRLYLQCAEAANDCDLEPVAYEFFTQAYILYEEEISDSKAQVTAIHLIIGTLQRMQVFGVENRDTLTHKATGYSAKLLKKPDQCRAVYACSHLFWVDDQENMKDGERVLICLKRALRIANAAQQQANATRGSTGSATLFVEILNKYLYFFEKGNPQITVASVQSLIELITTEMQSDSTPAEPATNAFFASTMRYIQFQKQKGGAVGEKYEQIKV from the exons ATGATCTCCGACGGAGTTGAAGACGAAGAGAAGTACCTCGCCGCCGGAATCGCCGGCCTTCAACAGAATGCCTTCTACATGCATCGCGCTCTG GACTCGAACAATCTCAGAGACGCGCTCAAGTACTCGGCTCAGATGCTATCGGAGCTCCGGACCTCGAAGCTCTCGCCTCACAAGTACTACGAGCTCT ATATGCGAGCTTTTGACGAATTGAGGAAATTGGAGATGTTCTTCAAGGAGGAGGCGCGGCGCGGTTGCTCTATTATTGATCTGTATGAGCTTGTGCAGCATGCTGGCAACATTTTGCCCAGATT ATATCTACTATGTACAGTAGGATCTGTTTATATCAAATCTAAGGAAGCACCTGCTAAGGATGTCCTGAAAGATCTTGTGGAAATGTCACGTGGTATTCAGAATCCTGTACGTGGGCTCTTCTTAAGGAGCTACCTTTCTCAAGTCAGTAGGGATAAGTTGCCTGATATCGGGTCGGAGTATGAAGG GGATGCAGATACTGTCAGGGATGCTGTTGAGTTTGTTCTCCAAAATTTCACCGAGATGAACAAGCTTTGGGTGCGGATGCAACATCAG GGGTCTGCTAGGGAAAAGGAGAAGCGGGAGAAAGAAAGGAGCGAGCTGCGCGATCTT GTTGGTAAAAACCTGCATGTTCTCAGCCAGATAGAAGGTGTTGATCTGGATTTGTACAAAGAGACCGTGCTTCCCAGAGTCCTGGAGCAG ATTGTCAATTGTAAAGACGAGCTTGCACAGTTTTATTTGATGGATTGCATAATTCAAGTCTTTCCTGATGAGTACCACTTGCAAACTCTTGATATTTTGTTGGGTGCTTGCCCCCAACTTCAG CCATCTGTTGATATCAAGACAGTGCTATCCCAGTTAATGGAAAGGCTTTCCAACTATGCTGCATCAAGCATAGAAGTGTTGCCTGAGTTTTTACAAGTAGAAGCTTTTTCTAGACTGAGCAATGCGATAGGAAAG GTGATTGAAGCACACGTTGACATGCCTGTAATTGGTGTTGTTACTTTGTACTCATCCCTTCTTAAGTTCACTCTGCATGTGCATCCGGATCGACTTGATTATGCTGATCAAGTGTTG GGGTCATTTGTTAAGAAGCTCTCAGGAAAAGGAAAAATTGAAGACAGCAGGGCAACAAAACAAGTTGTTGCACTTTTAAGTGCTCCTTTGGAGAAATATAATGATATTGTGACTGCTTTGAAGCTTACAAATTATCCCCGTGTCATGGAATTCCTTGATACTGGAACGAATAAAGTCATGGCAACTGTCATAATACAAAGCATTATGAAAAATACAACTCATATTTTAACTGCTGAGAAG GTCGAGGCATTGTTTGAATTAATAAAAGGACTTATCGTGGATTTGGATGGGACTCTTCATGATGAG GTTGATGAAGAGGATTTCAAAGAGGAGCAGAATTCTGTTGCAAGACTTATTCAAATGTTCCATAATGAAGATCCAGAAGAGATGTTTAAG ATCATATGTACTGTGCGGAAGCACATCATGTCTGGAGGACCAAAGCGGCTACCCTTTACTGTCCCTCCCCTAGTCTTTTCTTCTCTAAAG TTGGTCAGGCAATTGCATGGAGGACATGAAGATAGAGAAAATCCTTTTGGAGAAGAAGCGTCCACTACACCAAAGAAAATTTTTCAGCTCTTGACTCAG ACTATTGAGGCTCTTTTGAATGTGCCAGCTCCTGAGCTAGCATTACGGCTGTACTTGCAATGTGCTGAG GCTGCAAATGATTGTGATTTAGAACCTGTTGCGTACGAATTCTTCACCCAAGCTTATATTCTGTACGAAGAAGAAATTTCG GATTCGAAAGCACAGGTGACTGCAATTCATTTGATAATTGGGACCCTCCAGAGGATGCAAGTATTTGGTGTTGAGAACAGAGATACTTTAACTCACAAGGCCACAGGG TATTCAGCAAAGCTTTTGAAGAAGCCTGATCAGTGCCGAGCTGTTTATGCTTGCTCACATCTTTTCTGGGTTGACGATCAAGAGAACATGAAAGATGGGGAAAG GGTACTGATTTGCCTAAAGAGAGCTTTAAGGATTGCAAATGCTGCCCAGCAGCAGGCCAATGCAACACGTGGTAGCACGGGTTCAGCAACACTCTTTGTTGAAATACTGAACAA GTACCTTTATTTCTTTGAGAAGGGCAACCCACAGATAACTGTTGCTTCTGTACAAAGCCTGATTGAATTGATTACTACTGAAATGCAAAGTGACTCAACTCCAGCAGAACCAGCTACAAATGCATTCTTTGCCAGCACGATGCGGTACATTCAATTCCAAAAGCAGAAAGGCGGCGCAGTTGGTGAAAAATATGAGCAAATCAAGGTGTGA